TTTGTAAAGGTTCAGCATAAGGAAAAAATGCATCATTCATAAATAGAAGGTTTTCCGTTTTGAAAGAAATTTCTTTCTAATGCGCTTTAAACAATAGTCATGTATACTGGACTAGGTGATTTTTTAATGGGCGAATATGGAATCGAAAGGAATTATAAACATGGTACAATTACATTTAGAAGTATTAGAACGATGCAGTAAAGAAACAGAAGATACAATTACAGCGGAAAGTAATGCATTTGCATCAACACCGATCCACTATTTAAAGGACAATCAAGGGGAATTTATTTATGTGGAATGTGCACAATTCAACGATATTCGCATCGATGCGGTAGCACTTGAATTTGATGATGCATTTAATCTGTATACGGCATTATTCGGCTTGAAACTGCAAAAGAAACATGGTGAAGTCATCCGTCAATATTTAAAAGACAATGTCAAATCTGCATTAGGAAGCAGCAGTGCAGCGTTCTCCGGTCAAGAAGGTCTTTGGGAACTGAACATTGCGGTTGACTGCATAGAAGGCTTCCATGAGAAGATGACGATTACAGAAGTATGTGAAATGCTTTACCAATTTGTTGCGCAATTAATATCGATTGTCGAGAAATAAATGACGCAAAAATATTTATATAGTTTTACATGGCAAAGAGATGAATATGAACTTTCACGTTTGGAAATGCGCACATTTTTTAACTTTCAAGTTGAAGAAAATGTTCTGATCAGCCAAGAAAAAATAGAGCCGAGCCGTAGTCCGTATATGCGTTCAAGGTTAGCTGTATTCCTGGAAGCGAGTTCAATAGAGCAGCTGATAGAAATGGCGGCTAAGCTGGAGCTGGGACAAAATACGTTCAAAATTCACTGTTTAAATAATAGTGATGATGCGATTAAACCGAAACTTAACCGTGCGATTCGAAACGATTATATGATTCG
This genomic window from Solibacillus sp. FSL R5-0449 contains:
- a CDS encoding protoporphyrinogen oxidase; amino-acid sequence: MVQLHLEVLERCSKETEDTITAESNAFASTPIHYLKDNQGEFIYVECAQFNDIRIDAVALEFDDAFNLYTALFGLKLQKKHGEVIRQYLKDNVKSALGSSSAAFSGQEGLWELNIAVDCIEGFHEKMTITEVCEMLYQFVAQLISIVEK